The following coding sequences are from one Deinococcus betulae window:
- a CDS encoding acyl-CoA thioesterase has protein sequence MKLQIPDADVLWDSLPALRRFELTLTVEASDLDDLAHVNNTVYLAWCERVARDHALHLGMGTQALLEAGAVPVARQHVIDYHRPAVLGDRVRVRTALTRHAGVRSVRAYALDRMNPGDPPEGVRLAECQTEWVWVDPVSGRPKRAPAGVSAAFGFSG, from the coding sequence TTGAAACTCCAGATTCCCGATGCCGATGTGCTGTGGGACAGCCTCCCCGCTCTGCGGCGCTTTGAATTGACGCTGACGGTGGAGGCCAGTGACCTGGACGACCTGGCCCATGTGAATAACACCGTTTACCTGGCCTGGTGCGAGCGGGTGGCGCGCGACCACGCCCTGCACCTGGGCATGGGCACCCAGGCCCTGCTAGAGGCGGGTGCAGTGCCCGTGGCCCGTCAGCACGTGATTGATTACCACCGTCCCGCTGTACTGGGCGACCGGGTGCGCGTGCGCACCGCCCTGACTCGGCACGCTGGCGTGCGCAGCGTGCGTGCGTACGCCCTGGACCGCATGAATCCCGGCGACCCACCAGAAGGCGTGCGCCTGGCCGAGTGCCAGACCGAATGGGTGTGGGTCGACCCGGTTAGCGGCCGCCCCAAACGGGCGCCGGCTGGGGTCAGCGCGG
- the mutS gene encoding DNA mismatch repair protein MutS, whose product MRAQNVLKGTGSGALPPMLEQYVRLRDEVAEGLPHALLLFQVGDFYETFGEDAERAARILGLALTHKSSRDFSTPMAGMPLRALDSHVERLLAAGVCVAVADQFEEPGTGLMERKVAQLLTPGTVTEERHLGADENYLAAVATGDGYALALLDVSTGEFRCAAFHTRLALYDELSRCRAREVLLAPELSGNAALLADFQARFPVMLSPATFDEAQSRDALTLTLGEVPPSLSSAALVRACGAVLGYARMTQQGELNMVRRVVRFEPGAHMRLPDAAVRALELFQAQAPQGRTLTDVLCQTRTAGGRRRLRAWLRAPLLDELSIRARLDSVEALTRAPDLRGSVRALLYRAHDLERLAARVATRRAAPREVAALARTLDLLPEVTTLLAGQGGLLGGVRERLAGLPDVVTRIRAALVDEPPIRAGEGGLIRDGFHADLDALRTEALGHRAWLAELEATERVRTGIGNLKVGFTGVFGYYLEVTGPHLSKVPADYRQIATLKDRARFTRPDLREREREIARLEAAASRLELEVFTELRAGLAAHAEALSDAAGALSDLDVLAALAEVAAEAGWIRPETAEGNGGELRLTQARHPVVELSLGGRFVPNDVTLGEAGRLVLLTGPNMAGKSTYLRTAALCALLHQIGSFVPADRAELPIYDAVHTRIGASDDLAGGRSTFMVEMSELAAILHGATARSLVILDEIGRGTSTLDGLAIAQAALEHLHAAGAQTLFATHYFELTRLEGELPGLRNLHVAAEEDAAGSGGLTFYHQVVPGAARQSYGVEVARLAGLPGPVTTRAAKLLSALSVQGDDRKLTRELAALDVGRLTPLQALELLHRWQREARGEVDAVSS is encoded by the coding sequence ATGCGGGCACAGAACGTCCTCAAGGGAACCGGTTCAGGGGCGCTGCCGCCCATGCTGGAGCAGTATGTGCGCCTGCGCGACGAAGTGGCTGAGGGTCTCCCCCACGCGCTGCTGCTGTTTCAGGTGGGCGACTTCTACGAGACCTTCGGCGAAGACGCTGAGCGCGCCGCCCGCATTCTGGGCCTGGCGCTGACCCACAAGAGCAGCAGGGATTTTTCGACGCCCATGGCCGGCATGCCGCTGCGGGCGCTGGACAGCCATGTAGAGCGGCTGCTGGCCGCAGGCGTGTGCGTGGCGGTGGCCGACCAGTTTGAGGAACCCGGCACGGGCCTGATGGAGCGCAAGGTCGCGCAGCTGCTGACCCCCGGCACCGTGACCGAGGAGCGGCATCTGGGCGCCGACGAGAACTACCTAGCGGCGGTGGCCACAGGCGACGGCTACGCGCTGGCGCTGCTGGACGTGTCCACCGGCGAGTTTCGCTGCGCGGCCTTTCATACGCGGCTGGCGCTATATGACGAACTCTCGCGCTGCCGCGCCCGCGAGGTGCTGCTGGCGCCCGAGTTGTCGGGCAACGCCGCTCTGCTGGCTGATTTTCAGGCGCGCTTTCCGGTGATGCTCTCGCCCGCCACCTTTGACGAAGCCCAGAGCCGCGACGCCTTAACTCTAACGCTAGGCGAAGTTCCGCCGTCCCTCAGTTCCGCCGCGCTGGTGCGCGCCTGCGGCGCGGTGCTGGGCTATGCCCGGATGACCCAGCAGGGTGAGCTGAACATGGTGCGGCGGGTGGTGCGCTTTGAACCCGGCGCGCACATGCGCCTCCCCGACGCCGCCGTACGCGCCCTGGAACTGTTTCAGGCGCAGGCGCCCCAGGGCCGCACCCTGACCGACGTGCTGTGCCAGACCCGCACGGCGGGCGGACGCCGTCGCCTGCGCGCCTGGCTGCGCGCGCCGCTGCTGGACGAACTGAGTATCCGCGCCCGCCTGGACAGTGTCGAGGCCCTGACCCGCGCGCCGGACCTGCGCGGCAGCGTGCGCGCCCTGCTCTACCGCGCCCACGACCTAGAACGGCTGGCCGCCCGCGTGGCCACCCGCCGCGCCGCGCCCAGGGAAGTGGCAGCGCTGGCCCGCACCCTGGACCTGCTGCCCGAGGTCACTACACTTCTTGCCGGACAGGGCGGGTTGCTGGGCGGCGTGCGTGAGCGTCTGGCCGGGCTGCCGGATGTGGTCACGCGCATCCGCGCTGCGCTGGTGGACGAGCCACCCATCCGGGCCGGCGAGGGGGGCCTGATTCGGGACGGCTTTCACGCCGACCTGGACGCCCTGCGCACCGAGGCCCTGGGGCACCGCGCCTGGCTGGCCGAACTGGAGGCCACCGAGCGCGTGCGCACCGGCATCGGCAACCTGAAGGTGGGCTTTACCGGCGTCTTTGGCTACTATCTAGAGGTCACGGGGCCTCACCTGAGCAAGGTGCCCGCCGATTACCGCCAGATTGCCACCCTGAAAGACCGCGCCCGCTTTACCCGCCCCGACCTGCGCGAGCGCGAGCGCGAGATTGCCCGCCTGGAAGCGGCGGCCAGCCGCCTGGAACTGGAAGTCTTTACCGAGTTGCGCGCCGGCCTGGCCGCCCACGCCGAAGCGCTGTCGGACGCGGCGGGCGCCCTGAGCGACCTGGACGTGCTGGCTGCCCTGGCCGAAGTGGCCGCCGAGGCCGGCTGGATTCGGCCCGAGACCGCCGAGGGGAACGGCGGCGAGCTGCGGCTGACCCAGGCCCGGCACCCGGTGGTGGAGCTCAGCCTGGGCGGGCGCTTTGTGCCCAATGACGTGACGCTGGGCGAGGCGGGCCGACTGGTCCTGCTGACCGGCCCCAACATGGCGGGCAAAAGCACGTACCTGCGCACGGCGGCCCTGTGCGCGCTGCTGCATCAGATTGGGTCCTTTGTGCCTGCTGACCGCGCCGAGCTGCCTATCTACGACGCGGTCCACACCCGCATTGGGGCCAGCGACGACCTGGCTGGGGGCCGCTCCACTTTCATGGTCGAGATGAGCGAACTGGCGGCCATTCTGCACGGCGCCACGGCGCGCAGCCTGGTCATTCTGGACGAAATTGGACGCGGCACGAGTACCCTGGACGGCCTGGCAATTGCCCAGGCGGCGCTGGAACACCTGCACGCGGCCGGGGCACAGACGCTGTTTGCCACCCACTATTTCGAGCTGACCCGCCTAGAAGGCGAGCTGCCCGGCCTGCGCAACCTGCATGTGGCTGCCGAAGAAGACGCGGCGGGCAGCGGCGGCCTAACCTTTTACCATCAGGTTGTGCCGGGCGCCGCCCGCCAGAGCTACGGGGTGGAGGTCGCGCGCCTGGCGGGCCTGCCTGGCCCTGTGACCACCCGCGCGGCGAAACTGCTCTCGGCCCTGAGTGTGCAGGGCGACGACCGGAAACTGACCCGTGAGTTGGCCGCCCTGGATGTGGGCCGCCTGACCCCACTGCAAGCCCTGGAACTCCTGCACCGCTGGCAGCGGGAAGCGCGGGGCGAGGTAGACGCGGTGAGTAGTTAG
- a CDS encoding 4a-hydroxytetrahydrobiopterin dehydratase, with amino-acid sequence MAYDPRMNYDPSRKLTDGDVLDRKPEGWWGDSGKLFRDVPFANFMEGVAFAVRVAEQAEARGHHPDIHIHYHYVRVNFFTHDAGGVTELDLESAQAVNALLEQPAP; translated from the coding sequence ATGGCGTACGACCCCCGCATGAACTACGATCCCAGCCGCAAACTGACGGACGGTGACGTTCTGGACCGCAAGCCTGAAGGCTGGTGGGGCGACAGCGGCAAGCTGTTTCGGGACGTGCCTTTTGCCAACTTCATGGAGGGTGTGGCCTTCGCGGTGCGCGTGGCTGAGCAGGCCGAGGCGCGCGGCCACCACCCGGACATTCACATCCACTACCACTATGTGCGCGTCAACTTCTTTACCCACGACGCGGGCGGCGTCACTGAGTTGGACCTTGAGAGCGCCCAGGCCGTGAACGCCCTGCTGGAGCAGCCGGCCCCTTGA